In Corynebacterium guangdongense, one DNA window encodes the following:
- a CDS encoding response regulator transcription factor has translation MTERILVVDDEKPLAQMVASYLDRAGFETTQAHTGPQAVELARSFTPDVVILDLGLPGLDGLEVCRRIREFSDCYILMLTARGGEDDRITGLTLGADDYVTKPFSVRELVTRVHAVLRRPRSTTRRPYAFGDLEIDPAARIVTVGGEEVDVTRTEFDLLAALASRPGEVLDRRELVTEVWDTTWVGDERIVDVHIGNLRRKVGVGHIATVRGVGYRMGQE, from the coding sequence ATGACTGAACGCATTCTGGTCGTCGACGACGAAAAGCCGCTCGCGCAGATGGTGGCGTCGTACCTCGACCGCGCGGGGTTCGAGACGACCCAGGCGCACACCGGGCCGCAGGCGGTGGAGCTCGCGCGTTCCTTCACTCCGGACGTCGTCATCCTGGACCTCGGTCTGCCGGGGCTGGACGGGCTGGAGGTCTGCCGCCGCATCCGGGAATTCTCCGACTGCTACATCCTCATGCTCACCGCGCGCGGTGGCGAGGACGACAGGATCACCGGGCTGACGCTGGGGGCGGACGACTACGTCACCAAACCCTTCAGCGTCCGGGAACTGGTCACGCGGGTGCATGCGGTGCTGCGGCGACCGCGCTCGACGACACGGCGGCCGTACGCCTTCGGCGACCTGGAGATCGATCCGGCGGCGCGGATCGTGACGGTCGGCGGGGAAGAAGTGGACGTGACGCGCACTGAATTCGACCTGCTGGCCGCCCTCGCCAGCCGCCCCGGAGAGGTGCTCGACCGGCGCGAGCTCGTCACCGAGGTCTGGGACACCACCTGGGTCGGCGACGAGCGGATCGTGGACGTCCACATCGGGAACCTGCGCCGGAAGGTGGGGGTCGGGCACATCGCCACCGTTCGCGGCGTCGGCTACCGGATGGGGCAGGAATGA
- a CDS encoding sensor histidine kinase: MNLPLRFLLAQAMVVAVSLLVAAGVASLVGPQLFHDHLLMAGLEDPSAGLLHTERAYRDASLITLGVALPTALLAALLVSLWFSRRLREPLRDLTRAASAMSDGDYEVRVTAGHAGPEVATLATAFNTMAGRLGDTEAVRRRMLSDLAHEMSTPVSVLAVYLDGLEDGVVDWGPSTQSVMSDQLTRLTRLVEDLDEVSRAEEKRIDLDLAEEPLGELLHVAALTAREAYERKGVSLSVVPGTGTVTVDRQRFQQILGNLLANALRHTPAGGRVTVGATRVGADAVRVDVTDTGDGMTPEELEHVFERFYRGDSARSREHGGSGIGLTISRALADAHGGTLSATSPGPGRGSVFSLTLPLKP; encoded by the coding sequence ATGAACCTTCCGCTCCGTTTCCTGCTCGCGCAGGCGATGGTGGTGGCGGTCAGTCTGCTGGTCGCCGCCGGCGTCGCGTCCCTCGTCGGTCCGCAGCTCTTCCATGACCATCTGCTCATGGCCGGCCTCGAGGATCCCTCCGCCGGCCTGCTCCACACGGAACGGGCCTACCGCGACGCCAGCCTCATCACCCTCGGTGTCGCGTTGCCGACCGCGCTGCTCGCGGCGCTGCTGGTGAGCCTGTGGTTCTCACGTCGCCTCCGGGAGCCGCTGCGTGACCTGACCCGCGCGGCCAGCGCCATGAGCGACGGCGACTACGAGGTCCGCGTCACGGCCGGCCACGCCGGCCCCGAGGTGGCGACGCTGGCGACGGCGTTCAACACGATGGCGGGCAGGCTCGGCGACACCGAGGCCGTGCGCCGCCGCATGCTCTCCGACCTCGCCCACGAGATGAGCACGCCGGTCTCCGTCCTGGCCGTGTACCTCGACGGCCTCGAGGACGGCGTCGTCGACTGGGGGCCGTCGACGCAGTCGGTCATGTCCGATCAGCTCACCCGGTTGACCCGGCTCGTCGAGGATCTCGACGAGGTCTCCCGCGCCGAGGAAAAACGCATTGACCTAGACCTGGCCGAGGAACCGCTCGGAGAACTCCTCCACGTCGCCGCGCTGACGGCCCGGGAGGCCTACGAACGCAAAGGCGTCAGCCTGTCCGTCGTGCCCGGGACCGGAACGGTCACCGTGGACCGCCAACGCTTTCAGCAGATCCTCGGCAACCTGCTGGCCAACGCCCTGCGCCACACCCCGGCGGGCGGGCGCGTCACAGTCGGCGCCACCCGGGTCGGCGCCGACGCCGTCCGCGTCGACGTCACCGATACCGGCGACGGCATGACCCCCGAGGAGCTGGAGCACGTCTTCGAACGCTTCTACCGCGGCGACTCCGCCCGCAGCCGTGAGCACGGCGGCTCCGGCATCGGCCTGACCATCTCCCGCGCGCTCGCCGACGCCCACGGCGGCACCCTGAGCGCCACCTCCCCCGGACCAGGGCGGGGCTCCGTCTTCTCTCTCACCCTGCCGCTGAAGCCATGA